The following are encoded in a window of Paracoccus seriniphilus genomic DNA:
- a CDS encoding nitrate reductase subunit alpha codes for MSHLLDRLNFLKPNRKDVFSEGHGQTTTESRDWEETYRSRWRHDKIVRSTHGVNCTGSCSWKIYVKSGIVTWETQQTDYPRTRPDLPNHEPRGCARGASYSWYLYSANRVKTPLIRGRLMKLWREKRKTMEPVAAWKAIQSDPEARASYTRIRGKGGFVRATWEEATEMVAAANAYTAKEYGPDRVFGFSPIPAMSMISYAAGTRYLSLLGGTCMSFYDWYCDLPPASPQTWGEQTDVPESADWYNAGYLLLWGSNVPQTRTPDAHFYTEARYKGTKSAVICPDYSEAAKFGDIWLNAKQGTDAALGMAFGHVILREFHLDRQVPYFEDYCRRYSDMPMLVRLDRQGERLVPGRQLRAADLVDGLGQAEHPEWKTVAIDEISGDLVAPNGSVGFRWTDEANKAAVKDAGTKTGVSQGEDMQTARWNLEEKADGRDVRLKLSLVLDEDRDDIAAVDFPFFGGAATNGFEVDARGEVLTRNVPVKRVTLADGSEALVATVFDLLCANYSLDRGLGGDHVASDYDSDTPFTPAWAERITGVRRDKIIQVAREFANNAEKTNGRSMVIIGAAMNHWFHMDMNYRAVINMLVMCGCVGQSGGGWAHYVGQEKLRPQTGWTALAFALDWSRPPRHMNSTSAFYAHTDQWRYETVNSSEILSPTAPEGDWNKLSLIDYNIRAERMGWLPSAPQLKSNPLQVGREAREAGVPVKDYVAERLKSGDLQMSCEDPDAPENWPRNMFVWRSNLLGSSGKGHEYFLKHLLGTDHGVQGKDLGEQGRQKPVEAVWHDEAPEGKLDLLVTIDFRMSTTAVYADIVLPTASWYEKDDMNTSDMHPFIHPLQAAVDPAYESKSDWEIFKSIARKFSEVSPEVLGVETDVVQLPLQHDSAGEIAQDCVRDWKQGECDLIPGQTAPGYIEVTRDYPNLYKRFTALGPLMEKIGNGGKGISWDTKPEVHHLQALNGTVTDEGVTKGMARIDTAIDAAEVVLMLAPETNGEVAVKAWDALSKATGRTHRHLAEVKEDEKIRFRDIAAQPRKIISSPTWSGIESEEVCYNAGWTNVNELIPWRTLSGRQQLYQDHEWMRAFGEFFVTWRPPVDLKTVGAEATKSLASGEKHVVLNFLTPHQKWGIHSTYTDNLLMLTLNRGGPVVWISETDARTAGIVDNDWVEVFNSNGVIAARAVVSQRIKEGSMFMYHAQEKIVNTPGSQITGKRGGIHNSVTRIVPKPTHMIGGYAQLSYGFNYYGTVGSNRDEFVIIRKMEKIDWLDQPATHATEAAE; via the coding sequence ATGAGCCATCTTCTGGATCGCCTGAACTTCCTGAAACCGAACCGCAAGGACGTGTTTTCCGAAGGTCACGGCCAGACCACCACTGAAAGCCGCGACTGGGAGGAGACCTATCGCTCGCGCTGGCGGCACGACAAGATCGTGCGCTCGACCCATGGTGTGAACTGCACCGGGTCCTGCAGTTGGAAGATCTATGTCAAATCCGGCATCGTCACTTGGGAAACCCAGCAGACCGATTATCCGCGCACCCGGCCCGATCTGCCCAATCACGAACCGCGCGGCTGCGCACGCGGGGCCTCCTACAGCTGGTATCTCTATTCCGCCAATCGCGTGAAAACCCCGCTGATCCGGGGGCGGCTGATGAAGCTGTGGCGTGAAAAGCGCAAGACCATGGAACCCGTAGCCGCCTGGAAGGCGATCCAGAGCGACCCCGAGGCCCGCGCCAGCTACACCCGCATTCGCGGCAAGGGCGGCTTCGTGCGCGCCACATGGGAAGAGGCCACCGAGATGGTCGCCGCGGCCAATGCCTATACGGCAAAGGAATACGGCCCTGACCGGGTCTTCGGCTTCTCTCCCATTCCCGCCATGTCGATGATCTCTTATGCGGCTGGCACGCGATATCTGTCGCTGCTGGGCGGCACCTGCATGTCCTTCTACGACTGGTATTGCGATCTGCCGCCCGCCAGTCCGCAAACCTGGGGCGAACAGACCGATGTGCCGGAATCGGCCGACTGGTATAATGCCGGTTATCTGCTGCTGTGGGGCTCGAACGTGCCGCAGACACGGACACCGGACGCACATTTCTATACCGAGGCGCGCTACAAGGGCACCAAATCGGCGGTGATCTGCCCCGATTACTCCGAAGCTGCCAAGTTTGGCGACATCTGGCTGAATGCAAAACAGGGCACTGATGCCGCCCTCGGCATGGCATTCGGCCATGTCATCCTGCGTGAGTTCCACCTGGATCGGCAGGTTCCCTATTTCGAGGACTACTGCCGCCGCTACAGCGACATGCCCATGCTGGTCCGCCTGGACCGGCAAGGCGAGCGGCTGGTGCCGGGGCGGCAACTGCGCGCCGCAGATCTGGTTGACGGATTGGGTCAGGCGGAGCATCCCGAATGGAAGACCGTCGCGATCGACGAGATCAGCGGTGATCTGGTCGCGCCGAACGGCTCGGTCGGGTTCCGCTGGACCGATGAGGCCAACAAGGCCGCTGTCAAGGACGCCGGCACCAAGACCGGCGTGTCCCAGGGCGAAGACATGCAGACCGCGCGCTGGAATCTTGAAGAAAAGGCCGATGGACGCGATGTGCGGCTGAAGCTGTCGCTGGTGCTGGACGAGGACCGCGACGACATCGCCGCCGTCGACTTCCCCTTCTTCGGCGGCGCGGCCACCAACGGCTTCGAGGTCGACGCACGGGGCGAGGTTCTGACCCGCAATGTGCCGGTTAAACGTGTCACGCTGGCCGATGGTTCTGAGGCGCTGGTTGCCACGGTCTTTGACCTGCTTTGCGCGAATTACAGCCTTGATCGCGGATTGGGCGGCGATCATGTCGCCAGCGATTATGACTCTGACACGCCGTTCACGCCCGCATGGGCCGAGCGCATTACCGGAGTGCGACGTGACAAGATCATCCAGGTCGCGCGCGAATTCGCCAATAATGCCGAAAAGACCAATGGCCGCAGCATGGTCATCATCGGCGCGGCGATGAACCACTGGTTCCACATGGACATGAACTATCGCGCCGTCATCAACATGCTGGTGATGTGTGGCTGCGTGGGTCAGTCCGGCGGTGGCTGGGCGCATTACGTGGGTCAGGAAAAACTGCGCCCGCAGACGGGATGGACCGCATTGGCCTTTGCGCTGGACTGGTCGCGTCCGCCACGGCACATGAATTCCACCAGCGCCTTCTATGCCCATACCGATCAATGGCGCTATGAAACCGTGAACAGCTCGGAAATCCTGTCTCCAACCGCGCCCGAGGGCGATTGGAACAAGCTCTCTCTGATCGACTATAACATCCGTGCCGAGCGGATGGGCTGGCTGCCCTCGGCGCCACAGCTGAAAAGCAACCCGCTGCAGGTCGGACGGGAAGCACGCGAAGCCGGTGTCCCGGTCAAGGATTATGTCGCCGAACGTCTGAAATCGGGCGATCTGCAAATGTCCTGCGAAGACCCCGATGCCCCGGAAAATTGGCCACGCAACATGTTCGTCTGGCGCTCCAACCTGTTGGGATCGTCAGGCAAGGGGCATGAATATTTCCTGAAACATCTTCTGGGCACCGATCACGGCGTTCAGGGCAAGGATCTGGGCGAACAGGGCCGCCAGAAGCCCGTCGAAGCGGTCTGGCACGACGAAGCACCGGAAGGGAAACTGGACCTGCTGGTAACCATCGATTTCCGCATGTCCACCACGGCGGTCTATGCCGATATCGTTCTGCCCACGGCGTCCTGGTATGAAAAGGATGACATGAACACCTCGGACATGCATCCCTTCATCCATCCGCTGCAGGCGGCGGTGGACCCGGCCTATGAATCCAAATCCGACTGGGAAATCTTCAAATCCATCGCACGCAAATTCTCGGAAGTGTCACCCGAGGTTCTGGGCGTGGAAACCGATGTCGTGCAACTGCCGCTGCAACATGACAGCGCAGGCGAGATCGCACAGGATTGCGTGCGCGACTGGAAACAGGGCGAATGTGACCTGATCCCCGGTCAGACCGCCCCCGGCTATATCGAGGTCACGCGCGATTATCCGAACCTCTACAAGCGCTTTACCGCGCTTGGCCCGCTGATGGAAAAGATCGGCAATGGCGGCAAGGGAATTTCCTGGGACACGAAGCCCGAGGTCCATCACCTGCAGGCACTGAATGGCACTGTCACCGACGAAGGTGTCACCAAGGGCATGGCCCGCATAGATACGGCCATTGATGCCGCCGAAGTGGTTCTGATGCTGGCACCGGAAACCAATGGCGAGGTCGCGGTCAAGGCATGGGATGCGCTGAGCAAGGCCACCGGTCGCACACACCGGCATCTGGCCGAGGTCAAGGAAGATGAAAAGATCCGCTTCCGCGACATTGCCGCCCAGCCGCGCAAGATCATCTCCAGCCCGACGTGGTCGGGGATCGAAAGCGAAGAGGTCTGCTATAACGCAGGCTGGACCAATGTGAACGAGTTGATCCCCTGGCGCACCCTGTCAGGCCGCCAGCAGCTTTATCAGGACCATGAATGGATGCGCGCCTTTGGCGAGTTCTTCGTGACATGGCGTCCGCCGGTCGATCTGAAGACCGTCGGTGCCGAGGCCACCAAATCGCTGGCCAGCGGTGAAAAGCATGTCGTGCTGAACTTCCTGACCCCGCACCAGAAATGGGGCATCCATTCGACCTATACCGACAACCTGCTGATGCTGACGCTGAACAGGGGCGGGCCGGTCGTCTGGATATCGGAAACCGACGCCAGAACGGCAGGCATCGTCGACAACGACTGGGTCGAGGTCTTCAACAGCAATGGCGTCATTGCGGCCCGTGCGGTGGTCAGCCAGCGCATCAAGGAAGGCAGCATGTTCATGTATCACGCGCAGGAAAAGATCGTGAACACGCCGGGCAGCCAGATCACCGGCAAACGCGGCGGCATCCACAATTCGGTCACCCGCATCGTGCCCAAGCCCACCCATATGATCGGCGGCTACGCGCAGCTGTCCTATGGCTTCAACTATTACGGCACCGTCGGATCGAACCGCGACGAATTCGTGATCATCCGCAAGATGGAAAAGATCGACTGGCTCGACCAGCCCGCAACCCACGCAACGGAGGCAGCGGAATGA
- a CDS encoding nitrate/nitrite transporter, whose amino-acid sequence MTDHISASPGEQQKALWLSTTAFTLCFAVWTIFSIIGLQIKQELGLSEFQYGLLIATPILTGSLTRLILGVWTERFGGRIVFPLQMILTGAATWALTWANSYETFLVAALGVGLAGGSFIIGVAYVSKWFPPQRQGTALGIFGMGNVGAAVTKFLAPFVLVAWGWEAVAHIWAAAIAIMGVIFFVIARDDPAFRARREQGVKAPSLAQQFAPLKNLQVWRFSLYYFFVFGGFVALALWLPHYLTDVYGAEVRVAGMCAAAFSLAASVFRAYGGVLADRFGARTVMYWTFGFCAVLLFMLSYPPTDYVIHGKDGLIRFSTQMDMVPFVITLFVLGFFMSLGKAAVYKHIPVYYPDHVGAVGGLVGMIGGLGGFILPIIFGALLDLTGVYTSCFALLFLIVIVSAGWMHLSVRAMERKSHGEALDSLPSFPELAEIHDPERTKMPSVLEEWHPEDPEFWATKGRRIARRNLWISIPALLLAFSVWMVWSMVVARLPAIGFEFSTGQLFWLAALPGLSGATLRIFYSFMVPIFGGRLWTTLSTASLLLPALGIGYAVQNPDTPYLIFLTLALLCGFGGGNFASSMANIAFFFPKSEKGNALAMNAGLGNLGVSVMQFLVPLVITAGVFGAMGGAPQELADGGKLWMQNAGFVWVPFILLSTAAAWLGMNDIADARASFREQAIIFTRKHNWLMCILYTGTFGSFIGFSAGFPLLTKLAFPEVNAINFVFLGPLVGALSRAGTGWISDRFGGGRVTFWTFLGMIVATFAVISALGAGSFIAFFAAFMALFFLTGVGNASTFQMIPIIMSREVPRLMPELKGEELRRQAGRESAAIIAFTSAMAAYGAFFIPKAYGTSLAMMGSPVGALWGFLIFYVLCLVITWAFYTRRGGLLHDIERGQGAASVPQAA is encoded by the coding sequence ATGACGGACCACATCAGTGCGTCGCCCGGCGAACAGCAAAAGGCCCTATGGCTCAGCACCACGGCCTTTACGCTTTGCTTTGCCGTCTGGACGATCTTTTCCATCATCGGTCTGCAGATCAAACAAGAACTTGGTCTCTCCGAATTCCAATATGGCCTGCTGATCGCCACGCCGATCCTGACCGGGTCGCTGACACGGCTGATCCTGGGGGTCTGGACCGAGCGTTTTGGCGGACGCATCGTTTTTCCGCTTCAGATGATCCTGACCGGCGCGGCCACCTGGGCACTGACCTGGGCAAACAGCTATGAAACCTTTCTTGTCGCCGCATTGGGCGTAGGTCTGGCCGGTGGCTCTTTCATCATCGGGGTGGCCTATGTCTCGAAATGGTTCCCGCCGCAGCGGCAGGGCACGGCGCTTGGCATTTTCGGCATGGGCAACGTCGGCGCGGCCGTGACCAAATTCCTCGCTCCCTTCGTATTGGTTGCCTGGGGCTGGGAAGCGGTTGCACATATCTGGGCCGCAGCCATCGCCATCATGGGGGTGATCTTCTTTGTCATTGCCCGCGATGATCCGGCCTTTCGCGCCCGGCGCGAACAGGGCGTCAAGGCCCCCAGCCTTGCCCAGCAGTTCGCGCCGCTGAAGAACCTGCAGGTCTGGCGTTTTTCACTGTATTATTTCTTTGTCTTCGGCGGCTTTGTCGCGCTGGCGCTGTGGCTGCCGCACTACCTGACGGATGTCTATGGTGCCGAGGTCCGCGTGGCCGGCATGTGCGCCGCAGCCTTCAGCCTTGCCGCCAGCGTGTTCCGTGCCTATGGCGGCGTGCTGGCGGACCGGTTTGGCGCGCGCACGGTCATGTATTGGACTTTCGGCTTCTGCGCCGTGCTGTTGTTCATGCTGTCCTATCCACCGACTGATTACGTCATTCACGGCAAGGACGGGCTGATCCGCTTTTCCACGCAAATGGACATGGTCCCCTTCGTGATCACACTGTTCGTCCTTGGCTTCTTCATGAGCCTGGGCAAGGCGGCAGTGTATAAACATATCCCTGTCTATTATCCCGATCATGTCGGCGCTGTCGGTGGTCTGGTCGGCATGATCGGTGGTCTTGGTGGCTTCATCCTGCCCATCATCTTCGGCGCGCTGCTGGACCTGACCGGTGTCTACACCTCCTGTTTCGCGTTGCTGTTCCTGATCGTGATCGTCTCGGCAGGCTGGATGCATCTTTCGGTGCGCGCCATGGAGCGCAAGAGCCACGGCGAGGCGCTGGACAGCCTGCCCAGCTTCCCCGAACTTGCTGAAATCCACGACCCCGAGCGCACGAAAATGCCGTCGGTCCTGGAGGAATGGCATCCCGAGGATCCGGAATTCTGGGCCACAAAGGGCCGCAGGATCGCACGACGCAATCTTTGGATCTCGATCCCGGCTCTGCTTCTGGCATTCTCGGTCTGGATGGTCTGGTCCATGGTCGTCGCACGCCTGCCCGCCATTGGCTTCGAATTCTCGACCGGGCAGCTGTTCTGGCTGGCAGCCCTGCCGGGCCTGTCGGGTGCGACGCTGCGGATCTTTTACAGCTTCATGGTGCCCATCTTTGGCGGACGCCTGTGGACGACGCTGTCCACCGCCTCGCTGCTGCTGCCCGCATTGGGCATCGGCTATGCGGTGCAGAACCCGGATACGCCCTATCTGATCTTTCTGACGCTGGCGCTGCTCTGTGGCTTTGGCGGCGGGAACTTTGCTTCGTCGATGGCCAATATCGCCTTCTTCTTCCCCAAGTCCGAAAAGGGCAATGCCCTGGCGATGAATGCCGGTCTGGGAAATCTGGGCGTCTCGGTCATGCAGTTTCTGGTGCCCCTGGTCATCACCGCCGGTGTCTTTGGCGCGATGGGCGGCGCACCGCAGGAACTGGCCGATGGCGGAAAGCTGTGGATGCAGAATGCCGGCTTCGTCTGGGTGCCCTTCATCCTGCTTTCAACGGCGGCAGCCTGGCTGGGCATGAACGACATCGCCGATGCCCGTGCCAGTTTCCGCGAACAGGCCATCATCTTCACGCGCAAGCATAACTGGCTGATGTGTATCCTTTACACCGGCACATTCGGAAGCTTCATCGGCTTTTCCGCAGGCTTCCCCCTGCTGACCAAGCTGGCCTTCCCCGAGGTGAACGCCATCAACTTTGTCTTCCTGGGGCCGCTGGTCGGAGCGCTGAGCCGCGCCGGGACCGGATGGATCAGCGACCGCTTCGGCGGGGGGCGCGTCACCTTCTGGACCTTCCTCGGCATGATCGTGGCAACCTTCGCCGTGATCTCGGCCCTTGGTGCGGGCAGCTTCATCGCCTTCTTCGCGGCCTTCATGGCGCTGTTCTTCCTGACAGGCGTCGGCAATGCCTCGACCTTCCAGATGATCCCGATCATCATGAGCCGCGAAGTGCCCCGCCTCATGCCGGAACTGAAGGGCGAAGAACTGCGCAGGCAGGCCGGGCGCGAAAGCGCTGCGATCATCGCCTTTACCTCGGCCATGGCCGCCTATGGCGCCTTCTTCATCCCCAAGGCTTACGGAACCTCGCTGGCCATGATGGGCAGCCCTGTCGGTGCTCTCTGGGGCTTCCTGATCTTCTACGTCCTGTGCCTGGTCATCACCTGGGCCTTCTACACCCGTCGCGGCGGTCTGCTGCATGACATCGAACGCGGACAAGGGGCAGCTTCTGTCCCCCAGGCCGCCTGA
- a CDS encoding helix-turn-helix domain-containing protein yields MFEKDKDEVRDLRLFRDMAPSSFDKLMQAAYAQEFPARLEMIRQGARANFLHVVTQGSVELYSEWKGRDATMGIIGPVTSFILAACIRDAAHLMSARTLEPSRIVMIPAEDIRSAFREDQAFSISVLDELATDYRRMVRHTKNLKLRNARERLAAYLLVQSNRHSGAAGFTLPYEKRLLAAYLAVTPESLSRSFKALADHGVHVAGSRVTITDFGRLRRLAEPSDLID; encoded by the coding sequence ATGTTCGAGAAAGACAAGGACGAGGTCCGCGATCTGCGTCTGTTTCGCGATATGGCCCCCTCCAGCTTCGACAAGTTGATGCAGGCGGCCTATGCGCAGGAATTTCCCGCGCGTCTCGAGATGATCCGACAAGGCGCACGAGCGAATTTTCTGCATGTAGTGACGCAGGGATCGGTCGAACTGTATTCCGAATGGAAGGGCCGCGATGCGACCATGGGGATCATTGGGCCGGTGACCAGTTTCATTCTGGCGGCCTGCATTCGCGATGCCGCACATCTGATGTCGGCACGTACCCTCGAGCCAAGCCGGATCGTGATGATCCCGGCCGAGGATATCCGCAGTGCCTTTCGCGAGGATCAGGCCTTCTCGATCAGCGTTCTGGATGAACTGGCGACCGACTATCGCCGCATGGTGCGCCATACCAAGAATTTGAAACTGCGCAATGCCCGCGAGAGGCTGGCGGCCTATCTGCTGGTGCAATCGAACAGGCATTCCGGGGCTGCCGGCTTTACCCTTCCCTATGAAAAGCGTCTGCTGGCGGCCTATCTGGCCGTCACGCCCGAAAGCCTGTCGCGATCCTTCAAGGCCCTGGCCGATCACGGCGTCCATGTGGCGGGCAGCAGGGTGACGATCACCGACTTCGGCCGACTGCGGCGATTGGCCGAACCCAGCGATCTGATCGATTAG
- a CDS encoding GAF domain-containing protein, producing the protein MTDLPDDLCRSDPDASASDSFPDQAFRRDIVAVLSNPSNATMLETLCMATGLRFAAIARVTDRNWVTCCVVDHLSFGLKPGDELLIETTLCRDVEKSRNEIVIDDVFSHPVYCDHHTPRDYGFRSYLSFPVYRKDGEFFGTICGLDPEPHRLNESRVRDMMRLFAKLVGDSLDAGP; encoded by the coding sequence GTGACCGACCTGCCTGATGACCTTTGCAGGTCCGATCCGGACGCCTCGGCATCCGACAGTTTCCCGGATCAGGCGTTTCGGCGCGATATTGTCGCCGTCCTGTCCAACCCGTCGAATGCCACGATGCTTGAAACACTGTGCATGGCAACCGGTCTGCGTTTTGCCGCGATTGCGCGGGTGACCGACCGGAACTGGGTGACCTGCTGCGTCGTCGATCATCTGTCATTCGGGCTGAAGCCCGGCGATGAACTGCTGATCGAAACCACCCTGTGCCGCGATGTCGAGAAGTCGCGCAACGAGATCGTCATCGACGATGTTTTCTCTCATCCGGTCTATTGCGATCACCATACCCCGCGGGACTATGGTTTCCGCAGCTACCTGTCGTTTCCGGTCTATCGCAAGGACGGCGAGTTCTTTGGCACCATTTGCGGACTTGATCCCGAACCGCACCGGCTCAATGAATCGCGCGTCAGGGACATGATGCGTCTGTTCGCCAAGCTTGTCGGAGACTCGCTGGACGCTGGCCCTTAG
- the nrdF gene encoding class 1b ribonucleoside-diphosphate reductase subunit beta — protein sequence MRQVQRAVNWNRLQDEKDLEVWNRLTVNFWLPEKVPLSNDVQSWATLRPEERELTIRVFTGLTLLDTIQNTLGAPRLMGDAQTPHEEAVLSNIAFMEAVHARSYSSIFSTLCLTKEVDEAFRWSEENPHLQQKARLILDEYDAGADPMKRKIASVFLESFLFYSGFYLPMYWSSRAKLTNTADLIRLIIRDEAVHGYYIGYKYQRALEKLDEAKRAELKDFAFALIFDLYDIEVKYTAELYDGIGLTEDVKAFLHYNANKALQNLGYEALFPPAACEVNPAILAALSPDSENHDFFSGSGSSYVIGKAVATEDEDWDF from the coding sequence ATGCGTCAGGTTCAGCGCGCCGTGAACTGGAACCGGCTGCAGGACGAGAAGGATCTGGAGGTCTGGAACCGACTGACGGTGAACTTCTGGCTGCCGGAAAAGGTGCCATTGTCCAATGACGTGCAAAGCTGGGCGACCTTGCGTCCGGAAGAGCGCGAATTGACGATCCGCGTCTTTACCGGATTGACGCTGTTGGACACGATCCAGAACACGCTTGGGGCACCACGATTGATGGGTGATGCCCAGACCCCGCATGAGGAAGCGGTTCTGTCAAATATCGCCTTCATGGAAGCGGTCCACGCGCGCTCCTATTCATCGATCTTCTCGACACTCTGTCTGACCAAGGAAGTGGATGAGGCGTTCCGCTGGTCCGAGGAAAACCCGCATCTGCAACAGAAGGCGCGGCTGATCCTGGACGAATATGATGCTGGCGCCGATCCGATGAAGCGCAAGATCGCCAGCGTATTCCTGGAAAGCTTCTTGTTCTATTCGGGTTTCTATTTGCCGATGTATTGGTCCAGCCGTGCCAAGCTGACCAATACTGCCGATCTGATCAGACTGATCATCCGGGATGAGGCCGTTCATGGCTATTACATCGGCTACAAATACCAGCGCGCCCTGGAAAAGCTGGATGAGGCGAAAAGGGCCGAATTGAAGGACTTTGCCTTTGCACTGATCTTCGATCTATATGACATCGAGGTCAAATATACCGCCGAACTGTACGATGGAATCGGGCTGACCGAGGACGTGAAGGCGTTCCTGCATTACAATGCCAACAAGGCACTGCAGAATCTGGGCTATGAGGCGCTGTTCCCGCCAGCGGCCTGCGAGGTGAACCCCGCGATCCTGGCCGCATTGTCGCCCGACAGCGAAAACCATGACTTTTTCTCGGGGTCTGGATCGTCCTATGTCATTGGCAAGGCCGTCGCTACCGAGGATGAAGACTGGGATTTCTGA